From the Daphnia magna isolate NIES linkage group LG3, ASM2063170v1.1, whole genome shotgun sequence genome, one window contains:
- the LOC116919585 gene encoding cysteine--tRNA ligase, mitochondrial isoform X1: protein MALPLILRLGSQYCGKRIKTCRRKFSSVPLNPVSGLNVFDSFSKKKSPLLTKQPNVLTWYICGPTVYDFAHIGHAWCYMNFDIMRRVLEQYFNLNVIQVMNITDIDDKIIQKAIDEKLDFKEVSSKYEMAFLNDLGSLSVQKPTVLTKVSDFIPQIISFIEALLHRELAYTTNDGSVYFNINAYEKKYKYGKLKPFQISMAESKNSNNSNDFALWKAAKSDAEPSWAPSWGGKGRPGWHIECSAMASYVFGSWVDVHSGGIDLLFPHHENEEAQCCAYHEIPQWVGHWIHSNLLRLSGGTKMSKSLKNTVSIKEFLQTYSADQFRMMCLISSYRNDIELTEASLRLAKDFLDVVRVFVTECRFFLRNNTVLQSSINSKLLLTTLVETESMVKSYLGDDFNTAQATSAVRKLILLTRKEINNSNTVNRKATDHNPGIAAVASVLNFVSKYFSNLGLTSAVGDSVDTTETDASSIIDNFVEFRSQVRQCALDMKSNQQGKDDSVDAVNTRKILLTACDRIRDDLKLKGIQLKDQEKTTTWTLMR, encoded by the exons TTACCGCTAATTCTCCGTCTTGGTAGTCAATATTGCGGAAAGCGAATTAAAACATGTAGAAGGAAATTTTCATCTGTCCCCTTGAATCCCGTTTCAGGACTAAATgtttttgattcattttctaaGAAAAAGTCGCCGCTTTTGACAAAGCAGCCAAATGTTCTGACCTG GTACATCTGTGGCCCAACTGTGTATGACTTCGCTCACATTGGCCATGCATG GTGCTACATGAACTTTGATATTATGAGGAGGGTTTTGGAGCAATATTTTAATCTAAATGTCATTCAAGTTATGAACATAACAG ACATTGATGacaaaataattcaaaaagcCATTGATGAG AAACTTGATTTCAAAGAAGTCTCCAGCAAGTATGAAATGGCCTTCTTAAATGATTTGGGTAGCCTTTCAGTTCAGAAACCAACGGTACTAACCAAAGTATCTGACTTTATTCCTCAAATAATATCCTTCATTGAAGCGTTACTACATCGAGAGTTAGCCTATACAACTAACGATGGATCTGTTTACTTCAACATCAACgcctatgaaaaaaaatataaatatggaaAGTTAAAGCCGTTCCAGATATCAATGGCGGAGTCGAAAAACTCGAATAACAGTAACGATTTTGCATTGTGGAAAGCAGCCAAGTCTGACGCTGAACCTAGCTGGGCACCGAGTTGGGGTGGTAAAGGACGACCCGGTTGGCAT ATTGAATGTTCTGCCATGGCTAG TTACGTTTTTGGCTCATGGGTGGATGTCCATTCGGGGGGCATAGATTTACTTTTCCCTCACCACGAAAACGAAGAAGCTCAATGTTGCGCCTATCATGAAATTCCCCAGTGGGTTGGACACTGGATACATAGTA ATCTTTTGCGTTTGTCCGGTGGCACGAAAATGTCAAAGTCCTTGAAGAACACGGTTAGCATCAAAGAATTTTTGCAAACGTATTCAGCAGATCAGTTTCGTATGATGTGCCTAATATCCAGTTATAGGAATG acattGAGTTGACTGAGGCTTCTTTGAGGCTGGCGAAAGATTTCTTGGATGTCGTTCGTGTATTTGTCACAGAATGTCGGTTTTTTCTACGGAACAACACTGTGCTTCAGTCTTCGATTAATTCCAAATTGTTGCTGACT ACCTTAGTAGAAACTGAATCAATGGTCAAAAGTTACTTGGGAGACGATTTCAATACTGCCCAAGCCACCAGTGCTGTTAGAAAGTTGATACTATTAACTCGGAAAGAAATTAATAATTCAAATACCGTGAATCGGAAAGCAACGGATCACAATCCTGGAATCGCGGCTGTGGCTAGTGTACTGAACTTTGTATCCAAATACTTCAGTAATCTTGGATTAACTTCTGCCGTA GGGGATTCGGTTGATACCACGGAAACGGACGCATCTTCGATTATTGATAACTTTGTTGAATTTAGAAGTCAAGTCCGCCAATGTGCTTTAGACATGAAGTCTAATCAACAGGGAAAG GACGATTCAGTTGATGCAGTCAATACTAGGAAAATTTTACTAACTGCCTGTGATCGAATTAGGGACGATTTGAAGCTTAAAGGAATACAGCTAAAG GATCAAGAGAAAACCACGACTTGGACATTAATGAGATAG
- the LOC116919585 gene encoding probable cysteine--tRNA ligase, mitochondrial isoform X2: MALPLILRLGSQYCGKRIKTCRRKFSSVPLNPVSGLNVFDSFSKKKSPLLTKQPNVLTWYICGPTVYDFAHIGHAWCYMNFDIMRRVLEQYFNLNVIQVMNITDIDDKIIQKAIDEKLDFKEVSSKYEMAFLNDLGSLSVQKPTVLTKVSDFIPQIISFIEALLHRELAYTTNDGSVYFNINAYEKKYKYGKLKPFQISMAESKNSNNSNDFALWKAAKSDAEPSWAPSWGGKGRPGWHIECSAMASYVFGSWVDVHSGGIDLLFPHHENEEAQCCAYHEIPQWVGHWIHSNLLRLSGGTKMSKSLKNTVSIKEFLQTYSADQFRMMCLISSYRNDIELTEASLRLAKDFLDVVRVFVTECRFFLRNNTVLQSSINSKLLLTTLVETESMVKSYLGDDFNTAQATSAVRKLILLTRKEINNSNTVNRKATDHNPGIAAVASVLNFVSKYFSNLGLTSAGDSVDTTETDASSIIDNFVEFRSQVRQCALDMKSNQQGKDDSVDAVNTRKILLTACDRIRDDLKLKGIQLKDQEKTTTWTLMR; this comes from the exons TTACCGCTAATTCTCCGTCTTGGTAGTCAATATTGCGGAAAGCGAATTAAAACATGTAGAAGGAAATTTTCATCTGTCCCCTTGAATCCCGTTTCAGGACTAAATgtttttgattcattttctaaGAAAAAGTCGCCGCTTTTGACAAAGCAGCCAAATGTTCTGACCTG GTACATCTGTGGCCCAACTGTGTATGACTTCGCTCACATTGGCCATGCATG GTGCTACATGAACTTTGATATTATGAGGAGGGTTTTGGAGCAATATTTTAATCTAAATGTCATTCAAGTTATGAACATAACAG ACATTGATGacaaaataattcaaaaagcCATTGATGAG AAACTTGATTTCAAAGAAGTCTCCAGCAAGTATGAAATGGCCTTCTTAAATGATTTGGGTAGCCTTTCAGTTCAGAAACCAACGGTACTAACCAAAGTATCTGACTTTATTCCTCAAATAATATCCTTCATTGAAGCGTTACTACATCGAGAGTTAGCCTATACAACTAACGATGGATCTGTTTACTTCAACATCAACgcctatgaaaaaaaatataaatatggaaAGTTAAAGCCGTTCCAGATATCAATGGCGGAGTCGAAAAACTCGAATAACAGTAACGATTTTGCATTGTGGAAAGCAGCCAAGTCTGACGCTGAACCTAGCTGGGCACCGAGTTGGGGTGGTAAAGGACGACCCGGTTGGCAT ATTGAATGTTCTGCCATGGCTAG TTACGTTTTTGGCTCATGGGTGGATGTCCATTCGGGGGGCATAGATTTACTTTTCCCTCACCACGAAAACGAAGAAGCTCAATGTTGCGCCTATCATGAAATTCCCCAGTGGGTTGGACACTGGATACATAGTA ATCTTTTGCGTTTGTCCGGTGGCACGAAAATGTCAAAGTCCTTGAAGAACACGGTTAGCATCAAAGAATTTTTGCAAACGTATTCAGCAGATCAGTTTCGTATGATGTGCCTAATATCCAGTTATAGGAATG acattGAGTTGACTGAGGCTTCTTTGAGGCTGGCGAAAGATTTCTTGGATGTCGTTCGTGTATTTGTCACAGAATGTCGGTTTTTTCTACGGAACAACACTGTGCTTCAGTCTTCGATTAATTCCAAATTGTTGCTGACT ACCTTAGTAGAAACTGAATCAATGGTCAAAAGTTACTTGGGAGACGATTTCAATACTGCCCAAGCCACCAGTGCTGTTAGAAAGTTGATACTATTAACTCGGAAAGAAATTAATAATTCAAATACCGTGAATCGGAAAGCAACGGATCACAATCCTGGAATCGCGGCTGTGGCTAGTGTACTGAACTTTGTATCCAAATACTTCAGTAATCTTGGATTAACTTCTGCC GGGGATTCGGTTGATACCACGGAAACGGACGCATCTTCGATTATTGATAACTTTGTTGAATTTAGAAGTCAAGTCCGCCAATGTGCTTTAGACATGAAGTCTAATCAACAGGGAAAG GACGATTCAGTTGATGCAGTCAATACTAGGAAAATTTTACTAACTGCCTGTGATCGAATTAGGGACGATTTGAAGCTTAAAGGAATACAGCTAAAG GATCAAGAGAAAACCACGACTTGGACATTAATGAGATAG